The Anabaena sp. PCC 7108 region CGTAATCAGGGTTGGTTTTATCTCCAGTGGGGAGGGCAACCTACTGATGAAATCCAAAAAGTGGTGTTGTTGAAGTCACCCATTGACGTGCTGTCTTTTGCGATGTTAGAGGTTGAAAGACAGCGAGGAGTACCAGGAGGAGTACCACAAGAAAGAACAATGTACATGACTGTAGATAGTCCCAGGGGTTTACCTATGGAGTTATTGCCAGATATCCCTGAAGTTGTTTGTGCTTATGATAACAATGCTGCTGGAGATGAGATGGCTGGTGCTGTAGGTGAATTATTGCCCCAAGCTACTAGAGTTAAACCACAAGCGCAGAATTGGCATGAGGAATTGTTGGCATTGCTGCGGTGGCAACAGAGGGAACGAGAGTATCAACAACGACAAAAGCAACAACGACAACGTGAGCGTAAACGGGAGTCTGAACTGGAGTTATGAGCAGTATCGCTGAATCACAATATTGCACTCGTTTTCTACTACAAAAGTAGTTTTCAAAATACAAATTAATAAGTATAATTGCTTAAATTTTAGTTTGGGTCAAAAGTGGTCACGCGACGAGAAATTGATGAAATAGTGTATAAATTGTATGGGTTAACAGAGGAAGAGATTAGAATAATTCAGGATAGTGTAAAACAGAAATAACTGGCAATTGCTATAATAAACATAGACTAATTAACTTGTAATTTATCATGGAAAACATTACCATTCAAGTTGAGCCAGAAATTGCCAAAGCGTACCGAGAAGCAGAACCAGAAAAACAGCAAAAAATCCAAATATTTCTCAACATAATGCTGCAAAAAGCAGTCAGTCAAAAACCACTCTTAGATATCATGGAAGAAGCGAGTCAACAAGCCATTGCTAACGGAATCACCCCAGAGATTTTAGAATCAATTCTCAATGATGAAAACTAACCGTTTCGTAATTGATACAAATGTAATTGTCAGTGCATTAATCTTCTCTAAATCTACGACAATGCAAGCTTTTAGAGAAGCCAAACAAAACGGATTAATCTTAATTTCAGCAGAAATTTTATCAGAATTAATTGATGTACTCAGTCGTCAAAAATTTGACCGCTATCTATCGAAAGAAATTCGTGAAGACTTCTTAGCCAGTTTAGCCAGAGAAACAGAATTAATCACAATTAATGAAACAATAGATATTTGTCGAGATCCTAAAGATAATAAATTCTTA contains the following coding sequences:
- a CDS encoding putative toxin-antitoxin system toxin component, PIN family: MMKTNRFVIDTNVIVSALIFSKSTTMQAFREAKQNGLILISAEILSELIDVLSRQKFDRYLSKEIREDFLASLARETELITINETIDICRDPKDNKFLELAISGNATHIITGDKDLLELHPFRDILIVTPSQFLDSLSSN